The genome window CTTAGCCAGATTAAATTTTGCATCATGAGAGGACTGCAGgctaaggaaagaaaacagccaGCTAAATATTGGTTTGATTATGTCAGCAGGGCCTTACAAGATTCACCTCAGGGAACTTACAGAACAAGCTGGAGCAGTCTGTGGAGCACTTGAGAacacaggagagagagagaggttgTCCCAGGAAACAGTGAAAACTGTGTGTTTTCAAAGAGCGGAAGAAGTGAGAACTTTTAAACTGATGACACAGTCATCCCATTATAAACCTCTGGCCACTTTGCAGGTAGCCAGAAGATAAGGTAATTAAAAGTAATCATCACTTTGTTAGGAACAGGCCATGTCAAATCAACCCCTTGCGTGGGGATCGGGTGGTCTAGTGGAGAATAAAGCAGAGGATGCAGGCACTACCCCAAACTGTCATGTGAGAAAGCGAAAACATTTGCTCTGGGTTTAATCACTGTAAGGCAAGAAAGGCCACACTCAAAGTGTGGTGATACTTGTCCAGCCGAGGAGGTGGGACAGGTGGAGCTCAGCAGGAGCTGGTTCCTGGCCCAGTTTTGTTCAGTGCTTGCTTGGTAGTAGaaggtgggatggagggagccAAGGTGGATAACGTTGGAACTCCTGCGGAGAACAGGATCAAATTCCAAATCATGTAGATAAATTGACAATATCATCTGAGAAGGACCAAGTCAAATGCATGTTGCTTAGGAAAGAGAACCGTAGAAACCCAAAGTGGGGGATGGTGGTGAGATTTGTCAGGAGAGAATCTGGGGAACTgcagattaaataaaaataatcaatgtAATGCTGCTCCAGAAAGGTGCAGTCCTCATTCTGGGTTGTACGAAGCGTTCTATTTAAGATGGATGCAATTATCCTGCTGTGCCTGGTATTGATGTTGCCTCTGTGGAAGTCTGATGTCCAAACTGAGCAATTTAAGAAAGATACAAGTCAACTGGAGGAAGTCTGGAATAAAACACAAGGAATGTCTAAGAAAAACTATGTTTTATTTGGTTAAGAAAAACgatgtttggtttggtttagagAAGAGgaacatgaagaaaagcaagctTTCCACTAGGTAGAACATTATTGTGGAGGAGATagctcctttttctctttagcttatgaagaaaggagaagaggaggtcaATGTGACTTTGAAGAACTTTGTCCCCTTTTCTGAAACTGCAGCTCTGAATGTGGCAAAATGTTAGGAACAGCTGGGGAGTGGAGTTTTCTATTCTTCACAAAATAGTAGAAAAGTGGATTGTCTGCTCCTTTTGCAACTTTTATGATTCACAGTGAACTTGGTTAGATTTAACCCATGAACTGGTTTAACTATTGTCCAACTGACTTGTTAGCTCAGTTACCCCAAAATTGCTCCCTGGAGATAGACCTAAAATGAACTCTTGCTATGAGTAGCTGGTAGATTGGGAACCCAGCTTGGTTCACTCTTGGGCCACATTAGAAAATGTAAATAGgttatttctcttctcttggACGTCACATTATTTAGTTTTCTGAAATAAGAGCAATTTCTAGAACACTGGGTTCCTGTCTTTGGAGTTGACTCTCCTGGATACCTCAATTatatcatagactagtttgtgttggaagggacctcaaagcccatccagtttcaaccccgccatgggcagggacacctcccactggatcaggggctccaagccccatccaacctggcctcgacaCATCAGTTGCCACAACACACCCTTGTGGCAtccagccacaacttccctgggtaacctgggccagggcctccccaccctcacaggaaaacatttcttcctaaggtctcatctcaatctcccctctttcagcctaaaatcatcactcctcctcctgcccccacccttcctgatcaagagccccttcccagctttcccggagcacCTTTCAGTACAGGAGGGtccctataaggtctccccagagccttctcttctgcagcctgaacaaccccaactctctcagcctgtcctcctatgggagatgttccagccctcggatcatctttgtggcctcctttggacttgctccaacagatccatatccATAATTGGTTCTTCTTAAAATAAGGTTTTGAAATAGGTGTGTTTGCCTTCTGCCTTTGGAGAACAGTTCAAGGAGATGCTCTTGGGAGTGTCTGGCACAGCTCTGTTGGCAGAGGTTGGTGTGCCTGTGCTTGCATTTATCAAGCAGCGCAGACGTGTGGAACATAGCAGTGTTCTGAAATACTTCTGCAGACGGATTTAATCACCTCATAAAGTGGCTCATAAAGCAGAGTTGCTATGCCAAGAAAAAGGGACAGTTGTTTTTGCACTGAGACTGCTAAAGAGGAAACATGTGCGTGGtgttctctcctccttctcaaatggttggactcgatgatccggtgggtcccttccaacctggtgattctatgattctatgaaataattgCTGTTGGATCTGCAGAAAAGAGAGTTCACCCTGTGAAAAGGGTAGCCTTTGAAGGACAATATGAATGTGCAAGCTGAAGAGATGGACATTGTGCTCTTCCTCTGTCTCTTACTCTTTACACAAAGTGAGAGTTTGGGAATGAGAGTATAAGCATTAATTGATTTTCTGTTGGTGTTACAGGAATagttaaaagaaaagctaacaCATAGGGACTCTTGGCATCGCTCagagaaaaatccatttttctaTGGTTTCTTTAACAGGGGGTCAATTTATAAACCTGAGGATCACTAGTTCTTATCTGCATGGAGAAGCTATTCTTACATTCATTAATTTGGGGCTTAGCATCTCCCACATATGGGATCTTCCTTCCTACCGAACACGTATTGGATCACAACAGATAAGTTAGATGACTTGGAATAATTCCTGGCGTTCAGAGAAAGCATCCTCTGTGTCTGCAGAGACAGGCGTGCTCTGAGCAGACCAGCAGTCCTGGTCTCCCACCCTGCCACACCAGGTCTGTGCAGTTCCAGCTCTGCAGGTGGAAACCCGGAGTAGCAGGAGGGTgtcactggcccaggttgcccagagcaggggtggctgccccatccctggaggggttcaaggccaggctggatggggcttggagctcctgatccagtgggaggtgtccctgcccatggcaggggtgggactggacgggctttaacgtcccttccaacccaaaccattctacgattttATCCCGTGTTGAGCAAGTGTGGTTGGGCACAGGTTTGCAGATGGGAATTGATCTTGGGTCCTGTTCTTCGGATGTAACCTGTAATTTTTGTGCTTCCCTATTGGGAAGGCTGAATGTGTTGTTTGAGGGACCTATAGCTGCTTAGGAGCTTTCTTGATTTCAGTAGTATATAGTGCAGCTTCTCGAAGCAGCAGATGCCACAGACCATTCTCACTATAGCTCTGGTCTCATCTCGTCCTTACAATCAATTATACCAGTAAAGCAATGTTCGGGCTTAGCGCTTCCCTTCTGCCACAGGACATTTATCCCACTTCTTGATTACTGGAAAGCAATGCCTTGCTGCAAGAGAACCAGACTAacactgtttcttttcagctgtaaaAACAAAAACTGAGTGACCAGTGGGTGAGGGCTCTCAAACTGGAGTACATTAAAATTTTTAGGCGTGTTTATGGAGACTGCATataagaaatgttctcctgtgctTTTGAAAGACAGGTGGTTAACTCACTCTCTTCAGCACTATATGCTTGTGGAAGCATTGCTGCAGTGAATTATTTGATAGGAGAATCAACAGATACTCTTGATGATCTTTTTTCCAAGCCTCAGTGTGCCCGATGCATGGAGTAAATTCAGGCAGTTGCAGCACTTCAGTACATAAGCACATTTCTCCTTGTGACTGGAAAGGGAGACAGTCAGCATTCCCTTGTGGTAACAAGAAGCCTGCATCGCTGGGATCCAAGTGTTTCAAGAGCTCATAAAGTGTGGAGCCCAAATAACAGACGCTGATGGCAGCGGTGGTGCCTGAAATTGTGAATGAAGATGCTATCTGTGCTTGATTTTAGCTGCAAGCAATGAGTGTCTTTTTGGCCAGCACCGTGTAAACGTGTACAGTCAAGCTATTTCTGTCATGATGATTACCTCAGAAATTTAATTAAACTGTGCAATCTTGGCTTTTCTGCTCCAAATCCAAAAATAACTGGGTTAGAGATAGGGAAAGAATAACCCTAATTTCAGTCTCTTTGGAGATCTTCACAAAGGATTAAAAAGTTGTGCCActgagcagctggaaatgtTAATAGTTTAGCAGGGCTTTCTGTTTTAAGCTGCTGTAGATCttgttttctataaatattAATACTGCCTTTCTCAAGTCTACTTCAAGTACCTCGCAGCTCCTTTTTCAAGGCTAACATCTGATGCTGTTTTCACAGACGCAGAGGGGCTTCTGAGAATTAAAGAGGAGAACCAGAAGCATTATCGCAGGGCTCAGCGGCatcaggagaagaaagagaagatcCAGAGGCATAACCGCAAACTGGGAGACTTGGTGGAGAAAAAAACCTATGAATTGAAAACCCATTATGAGCACCTGGCAAATGTTCGTCGGGTGCATATCCTGGAGCTAACGTCAGTCATATTTCCCATTGAAGAAGTAAAGACAAGCATGAGGTATGGAAGGCTTATCCTTTTGGATTCATTTAGCTTTAGATGCCCAGAAGTGAGTCATGTAAATCTAAGCTAGATGCTCTGGCTCCCTCAAGGTCTGTGGGGAGAAGGAGGTGTTTCCCAAAGGCAAAGCATCTCACCCAAAGGTAGCAGTCCAGAATAGCAGAATCTGGAGCTGCTTGCACTTCCCCACGGAGGGAGCTGAGTGACGTGTCCAGTGTTAAACTTCCTTAAAATAGGTGATTAAAAATCCGAGAACAAAGGAAAGTAGTTTTGGGAATAAGGAGTTTTGAAGGAGGGTTTCTTGAAGcatcccaagtgacaggggacaggacgagagggaatggcctcaagctccatcaggggaggttcaggctgaacattaggaaaaaaattttcatggaaagggtcatcggccactggcagaggctgcccagggaggggattgagtccccttccctggaggggtttaagggacgggtggacaaggtgctgaggggcatgggttagtgtttgataggaatggttggactcgatccactgggtcttttccaacctggtgattctataattctatgattttgttctCTGTGATATCTGGTTAAGTGTCTGCCAGGTGCACCCCTGGTTATATTTGAAACACTCTGTTCCTCTTTGGGTGCTACAGAGATCCTGCAGACGTGTCTTCTGAGAGTGACAATGCCATGACCTCTAGCACTGTGAGCAAGCTTGCGGAAGCCAGGAGAACCACATATCTCTCTGGGAGATGGGTGTGTGATGATCACAATGGGGACACCAGTATCAGTATCACAGGGCCTTGGATAACCCTTCCGAATAACGGAGACTATTCAGCCTATTACAACTGGGTGGAAGAGAAGAAGACTACACAAGGACCAGGTAAGAGCAAGGTGGGATTAAGCATCTGAGATACTTCAGAAACCATAGACCTTGCAGCCCTGGATGACGCCAAGGAGCCAGTAGCCCAGTccatatcatagaatcctagaataaccaggttggaagagaccaactggatcatcgagtttGTTCTCACTCAAACAAGCCTGAGTCAGAAGTAAATGCCAGTATAGGGATTAGTCCACTGAAATACTCTTCTGCAGAAAACACTCGCTGGGACACTGCACAATGtaatagagagagagagagttaaTTATTCACAGTTTTGACATGGTTCACATACCGTCGTTTTAACAGGAATTCcaaaaattactattttctaCCAACTTCTGACAGATTTCACTGTAAATGATTGCTGGATTCAGGCTGTTCTCAATGCTTACAAATGACATTTTCCAGAGTAGACTTCAGTAACACATTAACCCACCCACTGTGGCTTCAGTGCAAATGAGACTTTCAtgatggttttatttcttctagatACGGAACATAATAACCCTGCTCATACCATCAGCGCTGCATTGTGCTATGCAACTCAGCTCGTTAACACTTTGTCTCTCATACTTGGTGTAAATCTTCCCAGGAAGCTCTGCAACAGGCAAGTAAATGCACGCCTCTAAGGAGGTGAATCAGTGACCAGGTTTGACTGATCTTAATTCAATTCTGTTTTGTGAACAAAGTCACTACTTAGAACAGCTTTTACGGTAACGGTTGATGGCTCGTGGATTTTTGTGCTGTTCAGTTTTGCAAGGAGGGCTTAACAGGATTTTAGACCATAGTTAATAgttcctccctccttttttaCCTCCTGAGAGCATCATAGTTGGAAGTAAGAGCTTTCAAACTGATGCGTTCAGCATCCTCAAATCAGAAATTAAACATGACAGGCCATGAATAGCACTTTTCATTTTATGAGACCCTACTGTGCCTTACAAAATCCCACCCAGCCCAGTTCAGCAGCTCTTAGTCATCTCCAATAGCTCCATTACATTAAGTGCTGTAGAACAAGGCCTTATGACGTGGCATGACAGCAACATAATTCTCTGGGATAAAACACCAGCGTGCGTGGCTGCCAGATGTCTGGGACCGTATTGCGTAAACCCTTTTTGTGATGAAAAGCACTGTTAGGTTTTTACTGTctgcatagaatcacagaatcattaaggttagaaaaggcctctaagctcatccagtccaactcagCCCAATGCCAGCGTGTGGACTAAACCGTGTCCCGAAGAGCCGCAGCCACAAgttttttgaacccctgcagggatggagactccaccactgccctgggcagcctcttccattGTAGTGGTGCTAAGGGAGCTGTAGGCAAGGTCAAGTCTTGCAGGGGTCTCAGTTATATTGCTGGGATTCTTTTAAATGATTAAACTTGTAAAGCTCGTCAAAGAGAGGGCACAAAAGCTGTGTAGAGtctctgctctttttttgtACCATTATTTAGGTGCTTGGTTGTCACAGGAGGCAAAGGTTGGGAACAGGAAATGATGCAAGGTTTAAAAGGAGAGCTGAAATAGCTTGGCTGCAGTGGATCTGTGTGTTTCATACAGTTTACATCACCTGTCCTGTGGAAACTGATGAGATGAGAGCGAGCAGGGCTTGTTGAGGAAATGCTAGCAGTCTTGCAAGGTGAAAAATTAATCTCTTGAGTGCTCTAAAACTGGTTGTACAGTTTAAACAAGTGCTTGCCGCAAGGATGTTTACTCTGGGATTTGTTAGGAAGCCAGGGCACGGAATGCTGATGTCTCCAGCAGTGTATTTTCACAACGTTTTgatttctgtgtgtgtttgtggtgTTTCAACAGCGAGTTCTGTGGAGAGAATCTCAGCAGACACAGGTTCACGCGGGCGGTGAAAAAGCTGAATGCTAATATCCTTCACCTTTGCTTCTCTCAGGTAAGGGAGGTGCACGTTTGGATTGtttaaacagctttaaaatgtCAAGTGTGCCTGCAGGTTTCCTCCAGGAAAtgatcatgtttttttttcttaccttcccCACGGCAGCATGTAAATTTAGATCTGTTGCACCCACTGCATACGCTCAGGAACCTTATGTACCTGGTCAGCCCAGACACTGAGAACTTGGGCAGgtaagaaaagcagcatctcaTCTCACCTATGACCGAATCCCTTTTGAAGTTCTGCATTTGTTACCTATGAGGGAAGTTCTCTTTTGCTGTACCTACAGATTAGTGCTCAGCACATCAGAAATCAGGGTAGTtccaaggagaagagaggagagctTAGAAAAAGAGGGTCCCGTGTAGGAAATTAGAGTTCAGAGATGTGTGtctgctgtgcttctgctgaCTCAGCCAGAGGCTTTGTAGCTGATTATGGACTTGTTTCCCCTACGCCCAG of Phaenicophaeus curvirostris isolate KB17595 chromosome 5, BPBGC_Pcur_1.0, whole genome shotgun sequence contains these proteins:
- the ATG14 gene encoding beclin 1-associated autophagy-related key regulator isoform X2, coding for MHLKTKQREFQKHVLKAMEGKEVTDQLRWKIMSCKMRIEQLKQTICKENDEMARHAEGLLRIKEENQKHYRRAQRHQEKKEKIQRHNRKLGDLVEKKTYELKTHYEHLANVRRVHILELTSVIFPIEEVKTSMRDPADVSSESDNAMTSSTVSKLAEARRTTYLSGRWVCDDHNGDTSISITGPWITLPNNGDYSAYYNWVEEKKTTQGPDTEHNNPAHTISAALCYATQLVNTLSLILGVNLPRKLCNRQFCGENLSRHRFTRAVKKLNANILHLCFSQHVNLDLLHPLHTLRNLMYLVSPDTENLGRSGPFEISADLEDSMEFVDPSATGETDESGDEHVSDEETDLGTDWENLPSPRFCDIPSQQVEMLQSQSTQASQPIASSSAGGMISSAAASVTSWLKAYTGHR
- the ATG14 gene encoding beclin 1-associated autophagy-related key regulator isoform X1 encodes the protein MAAPSGGDGGAGAGPAALRGLEEDAEGLYVAVERCPLCNTTRRRLTCAKCVQSGDFVFFDGRDSERFSDKKERLMHLKTKQREFQKHVLKAMEGKEVTDQLRWKIMSCKMRIEQLKQTICKENDEMARHAEGLLRIKEENQKHYRRAQRHQEKKEKIQRHNRKLGDLVEKKTYELKTHYEHLANVRRVHILELTSVIFPIEEVKTSMRDPADVSSESDNAMTSSTVSKLAEARRTTYLSGRWVCDDHNGDTSISITGPWITLPNNGDYSAYYNWVEEKKTTQGPDTEHNNPAHTISAALCYATQLVNTLSLILGVNLPRKLCNRQFCGENLSRHRFTRAVKKLNANILHLCFSQHVNLDLLHPLHTLRNLMYLVSPDTENLGRSGPFEISADLEDSMEFVDPSATGETDESGDEHVSDEETDLGTDWENLPSPRFCDIPSQQVEMLQSQSTQASQPIASSSAGGMISSAAASVTSWLKAYTGHR